TCCCGCATTATTTTAAACCAACCACAAATGTCGGCCTAATGACAGCTTATCATCATTTAGTACAGTGAATGCAGCGGTAATTTATCAAAAATTGAAAGTATGTGTGCAAGCTACACAAGAGGATCAATTATACAAGCCAGCACGAAAAGCAATTTCCTTCTAAAGCTGAGGGTAGAGTTCCCTTTGTATGTGCGACATATTTGTATAGTCACTGATAGTTCTATAACAGAATTTGGATATATATTACATACGAATTGTTGCACGCCATGTATAGTTGgttcaaacaaaaacgaaaaaaaaaaccggcagaACGAGCTGACAATTAAATCACGGCGAATCACTTTCATAAGTTAACAGTCCGTTCGTTTCAAGCATATAAGCGTCGTTACGCAATACATAATAAACCTTGATAGTTTCGTATTTAAGCTTGGGCGGTAAGCTAtcgacaaagaagaaaaaagaaagctcaATAAGGCGACATTTTGTCGCTTCGAAACAGATCGACACGTATTAAAAGGCGGTTTCACGACATAAACGAGCTTAGTGCGGAAAAGCCACACACATAGTCATCGGCGCTCGCCAAGCGCACTTGCTATAATATTCGGTGGGTTGATCTTATCTTCGAGCCTCGGTGCATTTTGTACGACAGGTAAACGTCTGCATAGTAAGCATACTGGATGGGAAATAGTGCACCCCATTTCGTAAGTGTCCAAGAGGGGCGCACTCCATCTGCGCATCCCTAGCGGAATCTTCCACCACCGCGAGGAGGAGGCCTCAGTGGATCTCCAGTATTTTCAGTGTAACGGTGCACGTCATCCCAGCGGGCGCGACGACTGACGCCACGAGTCGACGCTGCAGGCCGTTCCGAATCCCCGGGTTCTCGCACGGTGGAGGCCCTGAGCCTGTCCAGCGAGCCCACTCTACGCAGAACCGAGCTGGGCACCGGTCTTAGCCGGCTCCCGATCACGACGTCGTCGAGGAAGCTGCCTGAAGGGGCCGCCTCAGCACCGCGATCGGTGGCCATCCTCAGCTCGGCAAGCTCCCGCCGGAGACGGTCGTTGTAGCGGCGCTGTTCTTCGATTCTCTCGCGTCGCTGCCTCTCGAGACGCTCCCTGCGCTGCTCCTCGCGAATGCGTTCCTCGATGCGCAGCCGTTCTTGCTGGCGCAACCGCTCCTCTTCGAGCTCGCGTCGCCTTCGCTCCTCCTGGCGAGCCCGTTCCTCGCGCCGCAACCGCTCTTGCTGTCGCACGCGCTCCTCGCGCCGCAGCTTTTCTTCGCGCAGCTGCTTCTCTTCTAGGCGCAGCCTCTCTTCTTGTCGCACGCGCTGCTCGCGGCGGAGGAAGTCCTCCACGCTTATGGTCGGCGGCGGCTGACCACCGCCGAGCGAGAGCTGGCCCAAGAGGGCTTGCGCGCGGCACGTGGCGCAGCCGCCGGTAGCCGCGGGAAACGCCGTCGCAGAGTTTGCCTGAACAGCCCCTCCGTACGTTCCCATTGCAGCTGGTGGCATCGGGTAGGGCTGTGGAAAAGCCGCCGGCGCTGGGAACAACGGGGGCCTCTGGTAAGGTCCCTGTAGGTTTGGTTGATAGGCGTTGCAGTAGATGTCTTGCCCCTGCATACCCGGGGGATATACTTGTTGCGCGGAGTACGCGGGTGGAGTGGCTGGCGGAAAGGCATACGGATAGGGCATTTGGTCTGCAAACCGCACTCCTCCTTGTAAACCTCTGCCGGTGGTGTCGGTCATCTCGGTTCTTCGTTTGGAGAAGCGTGAGGCCGGCTTTGGACCGAGATTACGCACCTCGTACCATTCGTCTCCGGCAGGGCCTTCGTCACCACGGCGCAAGCGACGTCGCCATGTTTTGCTTTGTCCTTGAGCCGCCTTCATTCTCGACTCACCCATGTGGCTTGGCCAGCAGGATCCACAACAGGGGCATGTAGTTGTCTCCTTATCTTCGATGCCTTGGGCTGGTGGGAACGACTCGTCCGCTTCGCTGGTGGTAGTCCCACTTTTATTTTCTGCGTCAGTCTCGTCATCACGCCCTTTCTTGTCGCTAGTGGGTCTCGACCTGGGCTGCTCGCCGGCCTTGCGAACGCCCGGTTTACCGTACTTGCGCTTTTTAGTAGTGGAACGCGTCGTGCGACGCGTTATAAGTCCACCACGCCCTTGGCGCCAATCGTTAGGGTCGGGCTCTAGGACTTCCTCCGTCACCTCCTCGTAATAGTCCTCCGAACCCGTCGAGTACTTCTCTTCGTCGTCCAACGTTTCTTCGACAGCAGGCACGGGCTTCTTGTCTGGGCCTTTTTCTTCTGTCACCTGTTTTGCGGGACCTAAGTCTTTCGTAGACACCGGGGGCTCCTTAGGCTCCGTAGCGGTCTTCGTGACCGTCGTCAAAGCGTTTGCTTCACGCTCTTTGTGGTTTTCGGGCTCGCGAGTCTCGTCCGTCGCTTTTTCGGCTTTCCCTTTTCGTTCGTGAGCTACCGTAGAGGGCTCTTTTCTGTCTGACCTTCGGACCCTAGATTCACCTCTCGCACGATTCTGGAGGTTCTCACGGTAATACTTTTCGATAATCGAGCGCATTGGATCTCTCC
The nucleotide sequence above comes from Rhipicephalus microplus isolate Deutch F79 chromosome 2, USDA_Rmic, whole genome shotgun sequence. Encoded proteins:
- the LOC119169318 gene encoding uncharacterized protein LOC119169318, translated to MASGRDRAYRNKDGLEEKAEADQKQADEDGPGAERRDRRETDVKQHAEVEETRTIPEEGDHPSDSSSDRRGRDRGRTRDTAYLRELRYRAEGTESRPARRYSRQRAPASERRRGERSPDYDTNLSGIEERSPYRSKERARKPTATRRDPMRSIIEKYYRENLQNRARGESRVRRSDRKEPSTVAHERKGKAEKATDETREPENHKEREANALTTVTKTATEPKEPPVSTKDLGPAKQVTEEKGPDKKPVPAVEETLDDEEKYSTGSEDYYEEVTEEVLEPDPNDWRQGRGGLITRRTTRSTTKKRKYGKPGVRKAGEQPRSRPTSDKKGRDDETDAENKSGTTTSEADESFPPAQGIEDKETTTCPCCGSCWPSHMGESRMKAAQGQSKTWRRRLRRGDEGPAGDEWYEVRNLGPKPASRFSKRRTEMTDTTGRGLQGGVRFADQMPYPYAFPPATPPAYSAQQVYPPGMQGQDIYCNAYQPNLQGPYQRPPLFPAPAAFPQPYPMPPAAMGTYGGAVQANSATAFPAATGGCATCRAQALLGQLSLGGGQPPPTISVEDFLRREQRVRQEERLRLEEKQLREEKLRREERVRQQERLRREERARQEERRRRELEEERLRQQERLRIEERIREEQRRERLERQRRERIEEQRRYNDRLRRELAELRMATDRGAEAAPSGSFLDDVVIGSRLRPVPSSVLRRVGSLDRLRASTVREPGDSERPAASTRGVSRRARWDDVHRYTENTGDPLRPPPRGGGRFR